From a single Dendropsophus ebraccatus isolate aDenEbr1 chromosome 8, aDenEbr1.pat, whole genome shotgun sequence genomic region:
- the LOC138799078 gene encoding trypsin-like isoform X2 translates to MNIKMTCAAEYFLAAFEDDDKIVGGYTCSKNSVPYQVSLNSGYHFCGGSLINNLWVISAAHCYKASLQVRLGEHNIATNEGTEQFINSAKVIRHGSYNSRTLDNDIMLIKLASAATLNSYVKAVSLASGCAAAGTSCLISGWGNTLSSGTNYPDLLQCLNAPVLTTAQCTNAYPGEITNNMICVGYVEGGKDSCQGDSGGPVVCNGQLQGIVSWGYGCALRNYPGVYTKVCNYNSWVSSTVAAN, encoded by the exons CTGCTTTTGAGGATGATGATAAGATTGTAGGTGGCTACACCTGCTCCAAGAACTCTGTCCCCTACCAGGTGTCCCTGAACTCCGGCTACCACTTCTGTGGAGGATCCCTGATCAACAACCTGTGGGTGATCTCTGCTGCTCACTGCTACAAGGC GAGCCTTCAGGTCAGACTGGGAGAACACAACATTGCCACCAACGAGGGCACCGAGCAGTTCATCAACTCCGCCAAGGTCATCCGCCATGGAAGCTACAACTCCAGAACCCTGGACAATGACATCATGTTGATCAAGCTGGCCTCTGCCGCCACCCTCAACTCCTACGTCAAGGCTGTTAGCTTGGCCAGTGGTTGTGCTGCCGCCGGCACCAGCTGTCTGATCTCCGGATGGGGCAACACCCTCAGCAGTGGAA CCAACTACCCCGATCTCCTCCAGTGCCTGAACGCCCCTGTCCTGACCACTGCCCAGTGTACCAACGCCTACCCCGGAGAGATCACCAACAACATGATCTGTGTTGGATACGTGGAGGGAGGCAAGGATTCCTGCCAG GGTGACTCCGGTGGACCCGTGGTCTGCAATGGACAGCTCCAGGGTATTGTCTCCTGGGGATATGGCTGTGCCCTCAGGAACTATCCCGGTGTCTACACCAAGGTCTGCAACTACAACTCCTGGGTCTCCAGCACCGTTGCTGCCAACTAA
- the LOC138799078 gene encoding trypsin-like isoform X1 yields the protein MKLLLICVLLGAATAFEDDDKIVGGYTCSKNSVPYQVSLNSGYHFCGGSLINNLWVISAAHCYKASLQVRLGEHNIATNEGTEQFINSAKVIRHGSYNSRTLDNDIMLIKLASAATLNSYVKAVSLASGCAAAGTSCLISGWGNTLSSGTNYPDLLQCLNAPVLTTAQCTNAYPGEITNNMICVGYVEGGKDSCQGDSGGPVVCNGQLQGIVSWGYGCALRNYPGVYTKVCNYNSWVSSTVAAN from the exons ATGAAGCTTCTCCTGATCTGTGTGCTCCTCGGAGCTGCCA CTGCTTTTGAGGATGATGATAAGATTGTAGGTGGCTACACCTGCTCCAAGAACTCTGTCCCCTACCAGGTGTCCCTGAACTCCGGCTACCACTTCTGTGGAGGATCCCTGATCAACAACCTGTGGGTGATCTCTGCTGCTCACTGCTACAAGGC GAGCCTTCAGGTCAGACTGGGAGAACACAACATTGCCACCAACGAGGGCACCGAGCAGTTCATCAACTCCGCCAAGGTCATCCGCCATGGAAGCTACAACTCCAGAACCCTGGACAATGACATCATGTTGATCAAGCTGGCCTCTGCCGCCACCCTCAACTCCTACGTCAAGGCTGTTAGCTTGGCCAGTGGTTGTGCTGCCGCCGGCACCAGCTGTCTGATCTCCGGATGGGGCAACACCCTCAGCAGTGGAA CCAACTACCCCGATCTCCTCCAGTGCCTGAACGCCCCTGTCCTGACCACTGCCCAGTGTACCAACGCCTACCCCGGAGAGATCACCAACAACATGATCTGTGTTGGATACGTGGAGGGAGGCAAGGATTCCTGCCAG GGTGACTCCGGTGGACCCGTGGTCTGCAATGGACAGCTCCAGGGTATTGTCTCCTGGGGATATGGCTGTGCCCTCAGGAACTATCCCGGTGTCTACACCAAGGTCTGCAACTACAACTCCTGGGTCTCCAGCACCGTTGCTGCCAACTAA